Proteins from one Argopecten irradians isolate NY chromosome 15, Ai_NY, whole genome shotgun sequence genomic window:
- the LOC138309232 gene encoding piggyBac transposable element-derived protein 4-like, translating into MTLRRPFCPNTSVRSLYVTGILRKNRPMPRTIQQADPQAGTAIYMRQRDVLCVAYKDEVGKKPVRMLSTLLPAQDLQTGRPNIIHQYNRYMGAVDSSDAVMSAYSCVRRNKKVWKKVILHLFHRIMMNAYILYKNNTTDRVVSRLKFIQMVIEDIAGVQPDAQVARPRPRRYHVDFLPQRKEKDCCVCSSRARGGIRRRSRTACTLCRRGLHRECIRLHHCIEM; encoded by the coding sequence ATGACGTTACGGCGGCCATTTTGTCCGAATACTTCTGTCCGGTCTCTGTATGTAACGGGAATACTGAGAAAAAATCGCCCAATGCCGCGTACCATTCAGCAGGCAGACCCCCAGGCTGGCACTGCCATTTACATGCGCCAGAGAGATGTTCTTTGTGTAGCATACAAAGACGAGGTGGGTAAAAAACCAGTGCGTATGTTGAGCACTTTACTTCCTGCTCAGGACCTCCAGACCGGACGCCCAAACATCATTCACCAATATAATAGGTACATGGGAGCTGTCGATTCGTCTGACGCTGTGATGAGCGCTTATAGCTGCGTTCGACGCAATAAAAAGGTTTGGAAGAAAGTAATATTGCATCTGTTTCATCGAATCATGATGAATGCCTATATTTTATACAAGAACAACACGACGGATAGAGTGGTTTCAAGACTTAAGTTTATTCAGATGGTGATAGAAGATATAGCTGGAGTTCAGCCCGACGCACAAGTAGCAAGACCGAGACCGAGGAGATATCATGTAGACTTTCTCCCGCAACGGAAGGAAAAAGACTGTTGCGTATGCTCTAGCCGTGCTCGCGGAGGAATCAGGCGCCGAAGCCGAACTGCATGTACGCTATGCAGGAGAGGATTGCATAGAGAATGTATTCGATTACACCACTGCATAGAAATGTAG